In Arvicanthis niloticus isolate mArvNil1 chromosome 4, mArvNil1.pat.X, whole genome shotgun sequence, a single window of DNA contains:
- the Smim43 gene encoding small integral membrane protein 43: protein MEWKLNLLLYLALFFFLLFLLFLLLFVVIKQLKNSVANTAGTLQPGRLSLHREPWGFNNEQAV, encoded by the coding sequence ATGGAGTGGAAGCTGAATCTGCTGCTCTACCTGGCGctcttcttcttcctgctcttcctcctgttcctcctgctctTCGTGGTCATCAAGCAGCTGAAGAACTCGGTGGCCAATACGGCCGGGACGCTGCAGCCCGGGCGCCTGTCGCTGCACCGGGAGCCCTGGGGTTTCAATAACGAACAAGCAGTGTGA